The Anaerobaca lacustris genome contains a region encoding:
- a CDS encoding CapA family protein, protein MSEVRIACVGDIMCGEWFSKVGWGVSTALKKHGRAFLAQDVADVLRSHDLVLGNIECVLSEVGRRENSLRSLHMRGRSESARLLADWGITLGHVANNHILEHGVEAARDTVRHLEAAGIRAVGAGRDNQFDKTLTAVPIETGPSVLSVIGVCFHPGEYAHCPGTLEQLTETVRQEKEKGRVVLVSVHWGDELIDRPSLWQRWAARQLVQAGAKMVIGHHAHVFQGVETIDDSLVAYSTGNFIFDCCSRHLLWTAILSITLQEGVITGWETIPVTIESDYRPMLATGSKKAFIHEEIARRCTLMGLHTDDTEDYERAYRSEVESLEMADRKCIWAYIFKNWFRYRPVLWPQLILRPILRRLGRW, encoded by the coding sequence ATGAGTGAAGTGAGGATCGCCTGCGTCGGCGACATCATGTGCGGAGAGTGGTTCTCCAAGGTGGGGTGGGGAGTCTCCACCGCCTTGAAGAAACACGGTCGCGCGTTCCTCGCGCAGGACGTGGCCGATGTGCTCCGATCCCACGATCTGGTTCTTGGAAACATCGAATGTGTTCTGTCGGAGGTGGGGCGCCGGGAGAATTCCTTGCGGTCTCTGCACATGCGAGGCCGTTCGGAGTCGGCGCGATTGCTGGCGGATTGGGGGATCACGCTGGGGCACGTTGCCAACAATCATATCCTGGAGCATGGGGTGGAGGCGGCCCGCGACACGGTTCGTCATCTGGAAGCCGCCGGCATCCGTGCGGTCGGAGCCGGGCGGGACAATCAGTTTGACAAGACCCTCACCGCCGTGCCGATCGAAACGGGACCGTCCGTTCTCTCCGTGATCGGCGTGTGTTTCCACCCGGGCGAGTACGCTCATTGTCCGGGCACGCTCGAACAGTTGACGGAGACGGTCCGACAGGAGAAGGAGAAAGGACGCGTGGTCCTGGTCTCCGTGCATTGGGGCGATGAACTCATCGACCGCCCGAGTCTCTGGCAGCGATGGGCGGCGAGGCAGCTCGTGCAAGCGGGCGCCAAGATGGTCATTGGCCATCATGCGCACGTTTTTCAAGGCGTCGAGACCATCGACGATTCACTTGTCGCTTATAGCACGGGCAACTTCATATTCGACTGTTGTTCCCGCCATCTGTTGTGGACGGCTATCCTGAGCATTACGCTGCAGGAGGGAGTCATCACCGGGTGGGAGACGATTCCCGTTACGATCGAGTCCGACTACCGGCCGATGTTGGCGACGGGATCGAAGAAGGCATTCATTCATGAGGAAATCGCCAGGCGATGTACGCTGATGGGGTTGCACACCGACGACACCGAAGACTATGAACGTGCCTATCGGTCTGAGGTGGAATCCCTTGAAATGGCGGATCGGAAATGCATATGGGCCTACATCTTCAAGAACTGGTTCCGCTATCGCCCGGTTCTCTGGCCTCAACTGATTCTGAGACCCATCCT